GCCGATCGCGGAATCGCTCCGATGTGGGTGAGGCAGACCCCCACATCCACCACAGTCCGCACGCTCCCACGAGCAGGAACGGCACGTTCGACAGCACGTTCAGCGCATACGGGATCCCCAGCAGCGCCCGCTCGTCGGCGAACCCGTGATATCCCTGCGGCTGCGGGATGCGCGGCGCGAGCGCCGTCGCCACGATCGCGATCCCCGTGAACACAGCGAGCAGCGCCCAGCGTGTCGTCTCCGATAGCCCATCGCGGAATCGCACCAGCCGCTCGATCATGACCTTCCTATGCTAGAACGCTCTTCCGCGTTACGCTTGCACCTTTCGCGCTCGGCCGCCCATCCAATCCATTTCCGGAGGAACGCACGATGTTCATCCCCGTCATCCTCGGCTCCACGCGCCGCGGGCGCCAGAGCGGCAAGGTCGCAAGATACGTCACCGGGAAGCTTGCGCAGCAGCCCGGCGTCGAGACCGAGCTCCTCGACCTCGCCGACTACGACTTCCCCATCATGGAAGAGCGCCTGCGCATGCGCAACGACCCGCCGCCGCGCGCCCAGGAGTTCTCGGAGAAGCTCCAGCGCGCCTCCGCCATCGTCATCGTCACGCCCGAGTACAACAACGGCTATCCCGGCGTGCTCAAGAACGCGCTCGACTATTTCTATCCGGAGTACAAGCGCAAGGTCTTCGGCATCGTCACGGTCTCGGCCGGCGGCTTCGGCGGCATCAACTG
Above is a window of Terriglobales bacterium DNA encoding:
- a CDS encoding NAD(P)H-dependent oxidoreductase, encoding MFIPVILGSTRRGRQSGKVARYVTGKLAQQPGVETELLDLADYDFPIMEERLRMRNDPPPRAQEFSEKLQRASAIVIVTPEYNNGYPGVLKNALDYFYPEYKRKVFGIVTVSAGGFGGINCLQQLRQVVLTLGGYPLPVGFPVSKVNSSFADDGTPEDPAATDKRFAAFLDELLWATRAFAAAK